A window from Rhea pennata isolate bPtePen1 chromosome 1, bPtePen1.pri, whole genome shotgun sequence encodes these proteins:
- the CDX2 gene encoding homeobox protein CDX-2 — protein MYVSYLLDKDGPMYPSPVRHSGGLNLAAQNFVGAPQYADYGGYHVNLDSAQSPGPAWPAPYGAPLRDDWGAYGQGAPAAAASAVHGLNGGSPATAMAYSSADYHHHPHAHHHAGPAPHCSAGVMQPLNAAAAAPEPLSPGGQRRGICEWMRKPAQPPLSSQVKTRTKDKYRVVYTDHQRLELEKEFHYSRYITIRRKAELASNLGLSERQVKIWFQNRRAKERKINKKKLQQAQPGGAPGAEPLSPGGALQGPAAGAAAALGPAAPQ, from the exons ATGTACGTGAGCTACCTCCTGGACAAGGACGGGCCCATGTACCCCAGCCCCGTGCGCCACTCGGGGGGGCTCAACCTGGCGGCGCAGAACTTCGTGGGCGCCCCGCAGTACGCGGACTACGGCGGATACCATGTGAACCTCGACAGCGCCCAGTCCCCCGGGCCGGCCTGGCCGGCGCCCTACGGCGCGCCGCTCCGAGACGACTGGGGCGCCTACGGCCaaggggcgccggcggccgccgccagcgccgtGCACGGCCTCAACGGCGGCTCCCCCGCCACCGCCATGGCCTACAGCTCCGCCGactaccaccaccacccgcACGCCCACCACcacgccggccccgcgccccacTGCTCCGCCGGCGTCATGCAGCCCCTcaacgccgccgccgccgcccccgagCCGCTCTCCCCCGGCGGCCAGCGGCGCGGGATCTGCGAGTGGATGAGGAAGCCGGCGCAGCCGCCGCTCAGCAGCCAGG TTAAAACCAGGACGAAAGACAAGTACCGCGTGGTGTACACGGACCACCAGCGGCTGGAGCTGGAGAAGGAGTTTCACTACAGCCGCTACATCACCATCAGGAGGAAAGCGGAGCTGGCCTCCAACCTGGGGCTGTCGGAGAGGCAG GTGAAAATCTGGTTCCAGAACCGGCGGGCCAAGGAGAGGAAGATCAACAAGAAGAAGCTGCAGCAGGCGCAGCccggcggggcgcccggcgcggagccgctcagccccggcggcgcgctgcagggccccgcggcgggggcggccgccgcgctgggccccgccgccccgcagtga